A single Xiphias gladius isolate SHS-SW01 ecotype Sanya breed wild chromosome 18, ASM1685928v1, whole genome shotgun sequence DNA region contains:
- the LOC120803556 gene encoding uncharacterized protein LOC120803556 isoform X1 gives MFQRLSNLLFGEVEEVAAELKGPNPCVTEADEEGWMLVNLPGESDYMMQTEDETGAPLIAQSFPDSNLSHHQDTQTRTECPAPIPHLTQKRRRTHKGQARVSVASSDTLSCPDASPSDLGTTSTVTLPRRARLSTPSTTPSMSPGSGSECGGSGGSSRAGSERGCMDESWFVTPPPCFTAEGATAEASPMEDLLIEHPSMSVYVSPNNLSIVSNSNLSVVGEESIVSLASSVSRVAEPATAPATCSTMPTRVTRGAAAQAGALAKVTQVARVQRSKARIERRHLGRNRIQRQNRTREQVPRCAAHARNTFLHQPSKRNFCH, from the exons ATGTTTCAGCGTCTGAGCAACCTGTTGTTTGGGGAGGTAGAAGAGGTGGCAGCTGAGCTGAAGGGACCCAACCCCTGTGTGACGGAGGCCGACGAAGAGGGATGGATGCTTGTCAATCTGCCTG GAGAGTCTGACTACATGATGCAGACAGAGGATGAGACGGGAGCCCCACTGATTGCACAATCATTCCCAGACAGTAACCTATCACATCAtcaagacacacaaacaaggaCTGAATGCCCAGCCCCTATTCCCCACCTAACTCAGAAGCGCCGTAGGACACATAAAGGTCAGGCACGAGTTTCCGTAGCATCATCAGACACCCTGTCTTGCCCCGATGCTAGCCCATCAGACTTGGGTACCACTTCAACCGTGACCCTGCCAAGGCGGGCCAGACTGTCCACGCCCTCCACCACCCCGTCGATGTCCCCTGGCTCTGGGAGTGAGTGTGGGGGCAGTGGGGGTAGCAGTAGGGCAGGCTCAGAGAGAGGCTGCATGGATGAGAGCTGGTTTGTCACCCCTCCCCCCTGTTTCACTGCAGAGGGAGCCACAGCAGAGGCCAGCCCGATGGAGGACCTGCTCATCGAGCACCCCAGCATGTCTGTGTACGTCTCCCCGAACAACTTGTCCATTGTCTCCAACAGCAACCTGTCTGTGGTGGGAGAGGAAAGCATTGTCAGCCTGGCGAGTAGCGTGAG CAGAGTGGCTGAACCAGCTACTGCCCCTGCCACCTGCAGCACTATGCCCACCAGGGTGACCCGTGGAGCAGCTGCCCAGGCTGGAGCTCTGGCCAAGGTCACCCAAGTGGCCAGGGTTCAGCGTAGCAAAGCCCGCATCGAGAGGCGCCATCTGGGCCGCAACCGCATCCAACGCCAAAACCGCACCAGGGAGCAGGTCCCTCGCTGCGCCGCCCACGCCAGAAACACCTTCCTTCACCAGCCCAGCAAGCGTAACTTCTGCCACTAA
- the LOC120803556 gene encoding tumor protein p53-inducible nuclear protein 2 isoform X3, translating into MFQRLSNLLFGEVEEVAAELKGPNPCVTEADEEGWMLVNLPEGATAEASPMEDLLIEHPSMSVYVSPNNLSIVSNSNLSVVGEESIVSLASSVSRVAEPATAPATCSTMPTRVTRGAAAQAGALAKVTQVARVQRSKARIERRHLGRNRIQRQNRTREQVPRCAAHARNTFLHQPSKRNFCH; encoded by the exons ATGTTTCAGCGTCTGAGCAACCTGTTGTTTGGGGAGGTAGAAGAGGTGGCAGCTGAGCTGAAGGGACCCAACCCCTGTGTGACGGAGGCCGACGAAGAGGGATGGATGCTTGTCAATCTGCCTG AGGGAGCCACAGCAGAGGCCAGCCCGATGGAGGACCTGCTCATCGAGCACCCCAGCATGTCTGTGTACGTCTCCCCGAACAACTTGTCCATTGTCTCCAACAGCAACCTGTCTGTGGTGGGAGAGGAAAGCATTGTCAGCCTGGCGAGTAGCGTGAG CAGAGTGGCTGAACCAGCTACTGCCCCTGCCACCTGCAGCACTATGCCCACCAGGGTGACCCGTGGAGCAGCTGCCCAGGCTGGAGCTCTGGCCAAGGTCACCCAAGTGGCCAGGGTTCAGCGTAGCAAAGCCCGCATCGAGAGGCGCCATCTGGGCCGCAACCGCATCCAACGCCAAAACCGCACCAGGGAGCAGGTCCCTCGCTGCGCCGCCCACGCCAGAAACACCTTCCTTCACCAGCCCAGCAAGCGTAACTTCTGCCACTAA
- the LOC120803556 gene encoding tumor protein p53-inducible nuclear protein 2 isoform X2: MFQRLSNLLFGEVEEVAAELKGPNPCVTEADEEGWMLVNLPGESDYMMQTEDETGAPLIAQSFPDSNLSHHQDTQTRTECPAPIPHLTQKRRRTHKGQARVSVASSDTLSCPDASPSDLGTTSTVTLPRRARLSTPSTTPSMSPGSGKGATAEASPMEDLLIEHPSMSVYVSPNNLSIVSNSNLSVVGEESIVSLASSVSRVAEPATAPATCSTMPTRVTRGAAAQAGALAKVTQVARVQRSKARIERRHLGRNRIQRQNRTREQVPRCAAHARNTFLHQPSKRNFCH; the protein is encoded by the exons ATGTTTCAGCGTCTGAGCAACCTGTTGTTTGGGGAGGTAGAAGAGGTGGCAGCTGAGCTGAAGGGACCCAACCCCTGTGTGACGGAGGCCGACGAAGAGGGATGGATGCTTGTCAATCTGCCTG GAGAGTCTGACTACATGATGCAGACAGAGGATGAGACGGGAGCCCCACTGATTGCACAATCATTCCCAGACAGTAACCTATCACATCAtcaagacacacaaacaaggaCTGAATGCCCAGCCCCTATTCCCCACCTAACTCAGAAGCGCCGTAGGACACATAAAGGTCAGGCACGAGTTTCCGTAGCATCATCAGACACCCTGTCTTGCCCCGATGCTAGCCCATCAGACTTGGGTACCACTTCAACCGTGACCCTGCCAAGGCGGGCCAGACTGTCCACGCCCTCCACCACCCCGTCGATGTCCCCTGGCTCTGGGA AGGGAGCCACAGCAGAGGCCAGCCCGATGGAGGACCTGCTCATCGAGCACCCCAGCATGTCTGTGTACGTCTCCCCGAACAACTTGTCCATTGTCTCCAACAGCAACCTGTCTGTGGTGGGAGAGGAAAGCATTGTCAGCCTGGCGAGTAGCGTGAG CAGAGTGGCTGAACCAGCTACTGCCCCTGCCACCTGCAGCACTATGCCCACCAGGGTGACCCGTGGAGCAGCTGCCCAGGCTGGAGCTCTGGCCAAGGTCACCCAAGTGGCCAGGGTTCAGCGTAGCAAAGCCCGCATCGAGAGGCGCCATCTGGGCCGCAACCGCATCCAACGCCAAAACCGCACCAGGGAGCAGGTCCCTCGCTGCGCCGCCCACGCCAGAAACACCTTCCTTCACCAGCCCAGCAAGCGTAACTTCTGCCACTAA